One window of Klebsiella quasivariicola genomic DNA carries:
- the aceK gene encoding bifunctional isocitrate dehydrogenase kinase/phosphatase codes for MTRGLELLIAQTILQGFDAQYGRFLEVTSGAQQRFEQADWHAVQQAMKQRIHLYDHHVGLVVEQLRCITEGKSTDVDFLLRVKQQYTQLLPDYPRFEIAESFFNSVYCRLFDHRSLTPERLFIFSSQPERPFRTLPRPLAKDFFPERGWSHLLGKVLSDLPLRLPWQNKARDIGYIIASLQEALGEELLASCHLQVANELFYRNKAAWLVGKLVMPMATLPFLLPIHRSDEGELFVDTCLTTHAEASIVFGFARSYFMVYAPLPGALVEWLREILPGKTTAELYMAIGCQKHAKTESYREYLHYITRCDEQFIEAPGIRGMVMLVFTLPGFDRVFKVIKDRFAPQKEMTAAHVRACYQLVKEHDRVGRMADTQEFENFVLDKRQIAPALLALLQAEAGNKLTDLGDRIVISHLYIERRMVPLNLWLEQVNGQALRDAVEEYGNAIRQLAAANIFPGDMLFKNFGVTRHGRVVFYDYDEICYMTEVNFRHIPPPRYPEDELASEPWYSVSPGDVFPEEFRHWLCADPRIGPLFEEMHADLLRADYWRELQTRIKNGHVEDVYAYRRKQRFSVRYGADSRPEKAFTPPSGKVRRSA; via the coding sequence ATGACGCGTGGTCTGGAATTACTGATTGCCCAAACGATATTACAGGGATTCGACGCCCAGTACGGGCGTTTCCTCGAGGTGACCTCCGGCGCGCAGCAGCGCTTTGAACAGGCTGACTGGCACGCGGTGCAGCAGGCGATGAAGCAGCGCATCCATCTCTACGATCACCACGTTGGCCTGGTAGTAGAGCAGCTGCGCTGCATTACCGAAGGGAAAAGTACCGACGTCGATTTTCTTCTGCGGGTGAAACAGCAGTACACCCAACTTTTGCCGGATTACCCACGCTTTGAAATTGCCGAGAGCTTTTTCAATTCGGTCTACTGCCGCCTGTTTGACCACCGCTCGCTGACCCCCGAGCGGCTCTTTATTTTCAGTTCGCAGCCTGAGCGCCCCTTTCGCACTCTCCCGCGACCGCTGGCGAAAGATTTCTTTCCGGAACGCGGCTGGTCGCACCTGCTGGGCAAAGTGCTGTCCGATCTGCCGCTGCGGCTGCCGTGGCAGAATAAAGCGCGGGACATCGGCTATATCATTGCCAGTCTGCAGGAGGCGCTGGGGGAGGAACTGCTCGCCAGCTGTCATCTGCAGGTCGCCAATGAGCTGTTCTACCGGAATAAAGCCGCCTGGCTGGTGGGCAAACTGGTCATGCCGATGGCGACGCTGCCTTTTTTGCTGCCGATCCACCGCAGCGATGAGGGTGAGCTGTTTGTTGACACCTGCCTCACAACCCATGCCGAAGCGAGCATCGTTTTTGGCTTCGCGCGTTCCTATTTTATGGTTTATGCGCCACTGCCCGGCGCCCTGGTGGAATGGCTGCGCGAGATCCTGCCGGGTAAAACGACGGCCGAGCTGTATATGGCGATTGGCTGTCAGAAGCACGCCAAAACCGAAAGTTATCGCGAATATCTGCATTACATTACTCGCTGCGATGAGCAGTTTATTGAAGCGCCGGGCATTCGCGGGATGGTGATGCTGGTGTTTACCCTGCCGGGGTTTGACCGGGTGTTTAAGGTGATCAAAGACCGCTTCGCGCCGCAGAAAGAGATGACCGCCGCCCACGTGCGCGCCTGCTATCAGCTGGTAAAGGAGCATGACCGCGTCGGGCGGATGGCGGATACCCAGGAGTTTGAAAATTTCGTGCTGGATAAACGGCAAATCGCGCCAGCGCTGCTGGCGCTGCTGCAGGCGGAAGCGGGGAACAAACTCACCGATCTTGGCGACCGCATCGTCATCAGCCATCTGTATATTGAACGGCGAATGGTGCCGCTCAACCTGTGGCTGGAGCAGGTTAACGGTCAGGCATTACGTGATGCGGTAGAAGAGTATGGCAATGCTATCCGCCAGCTGGCCGCCGCCAATATCTTTCCTGGCGATATGTTGTTTAAAAACTTCGGCGTCACCCGCCATGGCCGGGTGGTGTTCTACGACTATGATGAAATCTGCTATATGACGGAAGTGAATTTCCGTCATATCCCGCCGCCGCGCTATCCGGAGGATGAGCTGGCCAGCGAGCCGTGGTATAGCGTCTCGCCGGGCGATGTTTTCCCGGAGGAGTTCCGCCACTGGCTGTGCGCTGACCCGCGCATTGGACCGCTGTTTGAGGAGATGCATGCCGACCTGCTGCGCGCCGACTACTGGCGTGAACTGCAGACGCGGATTAAAAACGGCCATGTGGAAGATGTCTACGCCTACCGGCGCAAGCAGCGGTTTAGCGTGCGCTATGGCGCCGACAGTAGGCCGGAGAAGGCGTTTACGCCGCCATCCGGCAAGGTGCGCCGATCTGCCTGA
- the aceA gene encoding isocitrate lyase — MKTRTQQIEELNKEWTNPRWEGITRPYSAEEVVKLRGSVNPECTLAQLGAAKMWRLLHGEAKKGYINSLGALTGGQALQQAKAGIEAIYLSGWQVAADANLASSMYPDQSLYPANSVPAVVDRINNTFRRADQIQWSAGIEPNDPRFIDYFLPIVADAEAGFGGVLNAFELMKSMIEAGAAAVHFEDQLASVKKCGHMGGKVLVPTQEAIQKLVAARLAADVMGVPTLVIARTDADAADLITSDCDPYDREFITGDRTSEGFFRTHAGIEQAISRGLAYAPYADLVWCETSKPDLEQARRFAEAIHARFPGKLLAYNCSPSFNWKKNLDDKTIASFQQQLSDMGYKYQFITLAGIHSMWFNMFDLAHAYAQGEGMRHYVEKVQQPEFAAGPEGYTFVSHQQEVGTGYFDKVTTIIQGGASSVTALTGSTEEDQF; from the coding sequence ACCCGTACCCAACAAATCGAAGAATTAAACAAAGAGTGGACGAACCCGCGCTGGGAAGGTATTACCCGCCCGTACAGCGCGGAAGAGGTGGTGAAGTTACGCGGCTCGGTGAATCCGGAATGCACGCTGGCGCAGCTTGGCGCGGCGAAAATGTGGCGTCTGCTGCACGGTGAGGCGAAGAAAGGGTACATCAACAGTCTCGGCGCGCTGACCGGCGGCCAGGCCTTGCAGCAGGCGAAGGCCGGCATCGAAGCCATTTATCTCTCCGGCTGGCAGGTTGCCGCGGATGCTAACCTGGCGTCCAGCATGTATCCGGATCAATCGCTGTATCCGGCCAACTCGGTACCGGCGGTGGTGGATCGGATCAACAATACCTTCCGCCGCGCCGATCAGATCCAGTGGTCAGCCGGGATTGAGCCGAACGATCCGCGCTTTATCGACTACTTCCTGCCGATCGTGGCGGATGCGGAAGCCGGTTTTGGCGGCGTCCTTAATGCCTTTGAGCTGATGAAATCGATGATTGAAGCCGGTGCAGCGGCTGTTCACTTCGAAGATCAGCTGGCATCGGTGAAGAAGTGCGGCCATATGGGCGGTAAAGTGCTGGTCCCGACCCAGGAGGCGATTCAGAAGCTGGTGGCGGCGCGTCTGGCGGCCGACGTGATGGGGGTCCCGACGCTGGTGATCGCCCGTACCGATGCCGATGCGGCCGATTTAATTACCTCTGATTGCGATCCATACGATCGTGAGTTTATTACCGGGGATCGCACCAGCGAAGGGTTCTTCCGCACCCACGCCGGGATCGAGCAGGCGATCAGTCGCGGGCTGGCTTATGCGCCGTATGCCGATCTGGTGTGGTGCGAAACGTCGAAACCGGATCTTGAGCAGGCGCGCCGCTTTGCCGAGGCTATCCATGCACGTTTCCCGGGCAAACTGCTGGCCTATAACTGCTCCCCGTCGTTTAACTGGAAGAAAAATCTCGACGATAAAACCATCGCCAGCTTCCAGCAGCAGCTGTCGGACATGGGATACAAATACCAGTTTATTACCCTCGCCGGGATCCACAGCATGTGGTTTAACATGTTCGACCTCGCCCATGCCTACGCTCAGGGGGAAGGGATGCGCCACTATGTTGAGAAAGTGCAGCAGCCGGAATTCGCCGCCGGGCCGGAAGGCTACACCTTCGTCTCGCATCAGCAGGAGGTGGGTACCGGCTACTTCGATAAAGTCACCACGATTATCCAGGGCGGCGCCTCGTCGGTGACGGCGCTGACCGGCTCGACCGAAGAAGATCAGTTTTGA